CAATCCCGGCAGGAACGGTAGGGTACCAGTTCACCTTAGCCAGAACTTCAGGTGGAAGGCATCTGGTAAAGTTTGCGGCGATTGCCGGATCCAAGAATTTCACAGCATCCTTGCTAGCTGTTCCATAGGTTTCCTTGTTGGTGAAGAAGGCGGCATTTTCAGGTCTCAACATAAAGTTAATCCATTTATATGCGCCGCTGACATTTTCCGACTTTGCAGGAAGGGCAAAGGTGTCGACCCATCCAAGGGCTCCGCTTGTCGGTGCGATATAATCGATATTAGGATTCTCGGCATTGAGTTTCCACCCGGCCTGTTCCCAGGCTGAAGCAGCCCAGACTTCCTCGCTGCGGAGCAGCTGGAGCAGTTGGTCACCGTTGTCCCAGTAGGTCTTTACAACCGGTTTTCCCTTGATCAGGAGTTTTTCCATGTCATCGAGGAAAGCCTGGTATTTGACAGGGTCGGAATAGAGTGAGAAGGGGTCGTAACCGTTTGAGAATCCCTGGCCTATCAAGGTAGGTCTCTTTAGGCGATAGGAAACACGGCCTGCATATTTGGGATCAAGCAGGTCTTTGAAGTCTTTGATACCAGGGGCCTTTGCCTTGTTGACTACCAGGCCTTCTGTTCCATAGACATGGGGAACGGCATAGGAGCTGCCATTGACCAGGGTGTTTTTCTTTACAGACTGCAAAAGGGAAGGGTCTATCTGATCTGTATCGATCTGTGTGAAATCGATCGGCTGATAAATGCCATATTGCTCGACAACCGAGGATATTCTGTCCTGGGAGGGCTGGGCCAAGTCAAACCCACCACCACGGGTAGCCCGTAACTTGGAAATCATCTCTTCGTTATTGCTGAGAGTGACTTCCACTTTAATACCGGTTTCGGCAGTGAATTTGTCAATCAATTCCTGGGGGGCGTATCCTGCCCAGGTGATGATCCTGAGAACCTTGTTCTGGGTTGCTTCTTCTTTCGTTCCTTGGGAGAAGAGCATCGGGCAGAGCAGCATAATGATTACGAGAAAGAGAACAGTTTTCTTCATGCTTGAACTCCTTATTACAAAAAGCGGTAAATCCGCTGAATGTCTCCGGAAAAACAAAAAGACATCACAAACAACGTATTGCCTGATCTGTTTTTTGTTCCATTCAATGAATATAAAACTTCGGAAAAAAAACCCTAGGAATATATGCATGGAAAATCTAATTCACTATATGGCAACAGTGTAAATCCTCGCCAAGTTATCTGTCAATGAAATGTTCCCGGTGTTCTGCTTATGTTTGGGTTTTATCCTGTTTCTTTACTGTGCGAGTAGTAATTTTCTCTGGAGGTAGCGCCTTCTTATGGCTTATTAAAGCGAAAAGCAATATACAGAGTTGTACGTGAAATAGAGATTTTTACGTAATATATTGCGCTAAGTGTCAGTATAGATATATAATTTTATGGTAAAGTGCTAAAATTTTGATTCTCTGATGAAATTCGCTTGACATTTTGGGCACAACTGACCACAAAGTAGAGACAGGGAGGGCAGGCGTCTGCATTGTTGCTAGGATCCTTACCTGGATATATTCGCTCTGCTATGATTCCCAAGGGTACTGAATAGTCAAAGAAGTGTAAAAGTTGTTGCAAAATGTTGCAAAAACAATTGACTTCTCTTGAATCTGCATTAGAATAGAGAGGCGTCAGGCCTTTGTGCCTATCGACACCTTTTTAGAAGGAGTAAGTATGGCAGACATCATGCGTCCTGTTCCATTTTCGGAACTACTTAGCCGTATTGTTGGAGAATATCGTAACCACCATTCAATTTTTGGACTTGCCGAGGAGCAGTTCTATACAGACAAAGGCAAACATGACCTGAAGGTATTTGGCCAGCATTGCAGCACCGCATGTGGTCCCGCTGCAGGCCCCCATACCCAGCTTGCCCAGAATATTGTCACCAGTTACCTTGCCGGTGGCCGGTTCATGGAACTGAAGACCGTACAGGTCATGGATACCCTTGAGATCGACAAACCCTGTATTGATGCCCGCGACGAAGGCTATAATGTGGAATGGTCCACAGAATATTCCCTTCCCAAGGCTTGGGACGAATATGCAAAGGCTTGGATCATCCTGCATGTCATTGAAGCTTTGCAGGGCAAAGGCAAATTCGAGAAGCCTTCCTTTATTTTCAATATGTCCGTCGGATATAACCTTGAAGGAATCAAGACGGCAAAGATGCAACAATTCATCGACTCGATGATTGATGCGAACAAGGATCCCCGCTTTGCAGAATATCTGGCTGAACTGGATGCAATGGTCGAAGAAGGCCTGCTCGATGGTTCCCCCTGGGATGGTATGGAAAAGAAGCTCAAGGGCATTTCTTCCAAAATCAGCGCCAATATCAGCCCCTCGACCACCATCAGCACCATGCATGGCTGTCCTCCCAAGGAAATTGAAGCCATCTGCACCTATATGCTCACCGAAAAGAAAATCGACACCTTTGTAAAGCTCAACCCAACGTTGCTCGGCTATGACAAAGTCCGTGAGATCCTGGACAACCTCGGATTCGATTATATCGGTCTGACAAGAGAAAACTTCGAGCATGACCTGCAGTACAATGATGCAATTGCCATGCTTCATCGTTTGGTAGACCTGGCAAAGAAAGAAGGGAAGGGTTTCGGCGTAAAACTGACCAATACCCTTGGTTCTGTCAACGACCAGGGCGTTCTTCCCGGCAAAGAGATGTATATGTCCGGCCGTGTCCTTCTTCCTATTTCTACCACCGTTGCAAGCTGGCTGAGTAAGGAATTCGGTGGAAAACTCCCTGTTTCCTATAGTGGCGGCGCCAATGCGCTTACCGTCCAGGCTCTTTTTGAGACCGGCATCCGCCCCATTACCCTTGCTACCGATATGCTCAAGCCGGGCGGGTATTCCCGTCTGAACCAGATGGTATCCATCCTGGAAAAGAGTAAAGCCTGGGATATGGATTCCATCGATGTTGAGAAAATCGAAAAGCTTTCCAATGACGCCTGCACTGGCAAATTTGCCGTGACCGAGAAGGAATTCCGTGGTACAGACAGCATTAAGATAGGCCAAGACCTTCCTTTATTCGACTGCTATGTTGCTCCCTGCCAGGTTGCCTGCCCCATCCATCAGGATGTTCCAGAGTATGTCCAGCTTGTCGGAGAAGGCCGCTATGCCGATGCCCTTACCCTTATTTATGACAAGAACGCACTTCCTGCAATTACTGCAAACATCTGTGACCACCAGTGCCAGTTGCATTGTACCCGTATGGATTACGAAGGTGCTGTGCAGATTCGCGAGATGAAAAAACTTGCAGTGGAGAATGGATTCGAGGAGTTTAAGAAATCCTGGGAAGGTCCTACTGACAAGAGCGAAATCAAAGCCGCTGTCGTTGGTGCCGGTCCTGCAGGTCTCTCTGCTGCCTATTTCCTTTCCCGCAGTGGCTTTGACACCACGGTCTTTGAACGGGAGGAGAATGCAGGCGGCGTAGTACGCCATGTCATTCCTGGTTTCCGTATCCCTGTCGAGGCCATAGAGAGTGATATTGAGTTCATCAAAGCACATGGTGTGGATTTCCGCTTCTCTGCAAAGAGCGAGGATATTACCGTCAAGGCTTTGAAAGAATCAGGCTATTCCTATGTCTTCTATGCTGTCGGTAGCGAAAAGGACAATGAAATCCCGCTTAAGGGAGAAACCAAGAATGTATTGCAGTCCCTTTCTTTCCTGGGTGCCTACAGAAAGGATCCGTCCTCTGTAACCTTGGGCAAAAACGTGGTGGTAGTCGGTGGCGGAAATACCGCTATGGACAGTGCCCGTGCAGCCCTCAGGGTCCCTGGAGTAGAGAAAGTCTCTGTGGTCTACCGCAGGACCGAGAAGGAAATGCCAGCCGACCTGGAAGAGTACGGCCTTGCCAAGGAAGAAAACGTAGAGTTCTTGTTCCTTGCAAACCCTGAATCCTATGAAGGAAACAAGCTGGTTGTCCGCAAAATGGAACTCGGTGAAAAAGATGCTTCCGGCCGTTGTCGCCCGGTAGCTACCCAAGAGACTTTCACCATGGTTGCAGACTCTATGATCACCGCCATCGGTGAACATGCCGACTCTGAAAAACTTACCTGGTACGGCGTACCGGTAAACGAGAAGGGTTGGCCGAAAACTGACAAGGAGACCTTGGAATCGGAAGTCGAGGGCGTCTATGCTATCGGTGATGTGCAAAGTGGTCCTTCGACCGTTGTCCGCTGTATCGCAAGTGCAAGGACTGCCGTAGAAGCCTGTATCGACAAGGTACTCGGTCCTCTTGAGGACGACGAAGAAGATGACTGTTGTTGTGGCCATGACCATAGCGAAGACCATGAATGTTCCTGTGGCCACGACCACAGTGAAGATCATGAGTGTTGCTGCGGTGATGACGAGGACGATGACGATTGTTGCAGCGATGATGACGACGATGACGAAATGAGCCCTGAGGAAATGGAAAACCTTGCAGCTGACGAGAATTCCTATTTTGCACTCATCAATGAAAAGAAGAGTCAGATTCTGGTTTCCAAGAGTGTCAGTGACAAGAAATTTGCAGAGACTGAGGCGAAGCGTTGCCTTGAATGTTCCTATATGTGTAACAAGTGCGTAGAGGTTTGCCCCAACAGGGCCAACGTCGCAATCGATGTACGCAATACCGGGGTATTCGACAACCCGTTCCAGATTCTCCATCTCGATGCTTACTGCAACGAATGTGGGAACTGTGACACCTTCTGTCCTTGGACCGGTGGCCCGTATAAAAAGAAATTTACGCTCTTCAGCAGAATGGATGACTTTGAGAATTCTACCAACGAGGGTTTCTATTCTGACAATGGGGAAATCGTTATCAGGTTTGCTGGTAAGATTTACAATTGTTCAATGGACGAGGACGGGATCCTTGTAGGCGACCAAGAGGGAATCACCGATGAAGTCGCTGCCTTGATCGAGGAAGTGTTTACATCGTACAGCTATCTGCTGGGTGTCGTAGAAGACTAAGGAGCGTGCCATGTCAACAATAGTAATCAAGAACACCCGCGTTATGCAGACAATGCCTCCGTTTACCGTTACCACTGATGTGGATGTCGTCATCACCGATGACGTCATCCGCGCCGTGGGAAAGGGAGCAGGCTCGTCTGTGCAGGCGGACAAAGTAATCGACGGAAAAGGCAAGACGGTCATTCCTGGAAATGTCTGTGGTCACCACCACTATTATTCAGGGCTTTCCAGGGGCATGATGATCTCAGCCGGTCCCCAGAACGATTTTATCCAAGTGTTGAAGGAATGGTGGTGGCGCCTTGACCGCGGACTCGATGAGGAAGCTTGTTATTACAGTTCACTCATTTGCTCTCTCGACGCTATCAAGGCAGGTACAACTACCTGTATCGACCATCATGCGAGCCCAAACTATATTGCCGGTTCGCTCGATACCATTGCCAATGGAATGGAAAAAGTCGGTGTACGGGGAACTACCTGTTATGAAGTAACTGACCGGAACTTTGGTATGAAAGAAGTCGAAGACGGGGTTAGTGAAAATATTTCCTTTGCCAAGTCCAGTAAGAAGCGCACCTTGGTTCGCGGAATGATCGGAGGCCATGCCCCCTTTACCATTCCCGATGAGGGTTTGCGCCTGATGGGTGAGGCGATGAGGGAAACGGGTGCCGGTTTGCACTTGCACGTGGCTGAGGATAAGTACGATGTCGTACATTCCCACCATCACTACAACAAGGACATCGTTGACCGGCTTGACTCGTTCGGTCTGCTTACCCCGAATTCATTGTTGGTTCACGGCCTTTGGCTGAATGGCAAGGAAATCGAGAAGATCAACGAACATGATTGTTTCTTTGCCCACAACGCCCGTAGCAACATGAACAACAATGTCGGTTACTGCCAGCACATCCAGGATGTAAAGAACTTGATCATCGGGACCGATGGTTGCGGTGGAAATATGTTCGAGGAACTCAAACTTGCCTTCTTCAAGCATAAGGACGAAACAGGATCCTGGTGGCCCGGTGATTATCTTACCGCCCTCTCCAGGGGAAACAAACTGGTCGAGAAGTATTTTGATGGGAATTTCGGAAGGGTTGAGGCAGGCTACAAAGCTGACTTGGCTATTCTCGACTACCAAAACCCGACTCCTCTGTTGGAAGGCAATGCCGCTGGGCATTTTGTTTGGGGCATGAGCAGCAATTGTGTCGAAAGTGTAATTGTAAACGGGAAACTGGTTATGGAAAATCATTCCTTCCCAGGACTCGATGTAGCAGAAATCTATGCCCAGGCGGCGAAAGTTGCCGAACGCGTATGGAAAAAAGTTGACAAAATCGCTCCCTAAGTAGAGCGATAGGAAGATAAGACTAGACAATGTCGAAGGGGAATTTACTATGAGTATTCAGGAACAGATTAGAGCCAAGGCTGCCGAATATCGCGACTATACGGCGCTGAATCTCTCCAAAATGGTGCAAACCAAGAGCTATAGCTCCCAGGAAGAGGATGTTTGCCGCCTCATCGTTACTCTTTGCGAGGAAGCAGGGTTCGATGAAGTATATATCGATGGACTCGGTTCGGTTATCGGCCGTGTCGGCAACGGGCCTAAGAAACTGGCCTTTGATGCCCATATCGATACCGTTGAAGTCGGAAACCTCAAAAACTGGGATTTCGACCCGTTCTCCGGTGAGATCAAAGACGGAAAGGTCTGGGGTCGTGGTACTTCCGACCAGAAAGGTGGCGCAGCTTCCATGATCACTGCTGGTCGTATCCTCAAGGAGCTTGGCTACGGTGGCGAGTATACTTGTTACTTTACCTTTACCGTAATGGAAGAGGACTGTGACGGCATGTGCTGGAAATACCTCATCGAAGAAGAGAATTTCCGCCCTGACTTGGTTGTTTCCACTGAACCTACCTCCTGCCGCCTCTACCGCGGACATCGGGGAAGAATGGAAATCAGGATCATTCTCAAGGGCATTTCCTGTCATGGAAGCGCTCCCGAGCGTGGTGTCAGTGCAGCCTACAAGGCCGCTAAGGCAGCCCTTGCCATTGAGCAGCTCAATAAAGACCTCCAGCCCGACGAAGAGAAGTTCCTTGGAAAGGGAACCATCACGGTCAGCCAGATGGACGTCAAGGGACCCAGCCAGTGTGCAGTTGCCGACTATGCAATGCTGTATTGTGACCGCCGCCTGACTTGGGGTGAAGACGCCGACCTTGCTATCAGCCAGGTTCGTGAATATGTCTCCAAGGCTACCGGGGACGATCCCGATTCAATCGTTGTCGAGATGCCCAACTATGAGAAAATCGGCTGGACCAAGAAGCCTTACTCTCAGGAACTGTATTTCCCAACCTGGAAGATCGATGCAAATCACAAGCTGGTCGAAGCCGGTGTCGCAGGACATGAGGCCCTTTTCGGAAAGGCTCCTGTCGTAGACAAATGGACTTTCTCCACAAACTTGGTTGCTACCACCGGTCGTCACAAGATTCCAGCTATCGGTTTCGGACCTGGCGATGAGTCACAGGCTCATGCCCCTAACGAGATCAACCGCATAGAGGACCTTGAGATTTGCAGTGCGTTCTACGCAATGCTTCCGTATTCCTTGGAAAAATAGTTCTTTTTCTTTCCCTGGAGAATTTGTATTGTGTATATACAGCCACAAGGCCTTTCTGGCTTGTGGCTGTTTGGTTCTCTGGTTATCCATTATGTATTTTTACATTTAATGGATTGTACTGTATTGATTGCAAGGAGCAGAGTAGATGGCACAGAAGCCTATTGCCGACCCTGTACGAAGGGTAGATGCTATAGCCAAAGGGAGCGGGACGCAAAAATATCTTACCGACTTCCAATTTGAGGATATGCTGTACAGTCGAATGGTCCGCTCGAGTATTCCCCGTGGGATTATTAAGAATATTGAGGTCCCCCAGCTACCCGAAGGGTACTATTTCATTACTTATAAAGACATTCCGAGTGACGGACGAAATGAACTTGCAATGATTGCAAAGGACTGGAAGTGTTTCGCCGAGAACGAAGTAAGGTATGTCGGTGAGACCATAGGCCTTTTGGTCGGGGAAGACAGGAATATCCTTGCCGATCTCCATGACCAGGTCAAAGTTACCTATGAGGAATTGGAACCTGCCATTTCCATTGAAGATGGCCTTGCCCTAAAAGGTGGTGCTTTTGTCAACGATGACAACATCTTCTGTGAGTTGCATACCGAGACCGGGGAAAACCTCGATGAGGTCTTTTTCCAGGCAGACCGTGTGTTCGAGGAAACCTACCGTACTGGATTCCAGGAACACGTTCATCTTGAAACCAATGGTGCGCTGTGCTGCAAGGAAGACGACAAGTTTGTCATTTATGCCTCTGCCCAGTGTCCTTTCTATATTCGGAAATCCATTGCAGGGCTTCTTAACCTGCAACCCCAGGACATTATCGTGCGTCAGACGACTACCGGTGGTGCGTTCGGGGGAAAAGAGCATTTTCCCGATGTGCTCAGCGGTCCCCTGCTGGTAGCAGTCAATAAGATTGGCAAGCCGATCCAGCTTTCCTTCGACCGGAGCGAGGACATGGAATACTCGGTCAAACGTCATCCGAGCAGGACGAAGATCAAGACAGCCCTGGACAAGGATGGGAATATCCTTGGCATGGATATAGATGTTGTCTACAATGTCGGGGGATATCTCTCCTGTTCGTTTGTTGTCCTGCAGCGTGGGGTTTTCCATGCAACGGGTTGTTATGCAATCCCCTCAACCAGGATACATGGACGCGGTGTGGCTACCAACACCTTCCCAAGCGATGCCTTCCGTGGTTTCGGAGCCCCCCAGACTATTTTCGCCATTGAACGGCATATGGATCATCTCGCTGTGTTCCTCAAGAAAGACCCTCTGGAACTGAGGAATCAATATCTTCTAAAGAAAGGTTCGCTTACCTCTACCAATGGCCATGTCGTCGAAGACGTCAAGCTTCCCGAGATGATCAAACAGATTACCGATGCTTCCGATTACTGGCGCAAATCCAAGGAATATGACCGAGGCTCAGGAAAGGGTATCGGAATTTCTTTGTATAACCATGGCGGTGCTTTTACCGGAAACGGTGAACAGATGATTATTAAAGCCCATGCAAGGTTGCATAAGAGCGCCGATGGCATGGTCGAAATCCTTGTCGGAAGTACCGAGATGGGGCAAGGTTTCCAGACCGCGGCACGTAAAATCGCCGCCCAGGTTCTGGATATTGATATCGACATGGTTACGTACGAGAATCCCGATACGTCACGTGTTCCCGATAGCGGTCCGACGGCAGCAAGCCGTTCTACCATGATTGTCGGAAAACTGGTTGAACGGGCGGCCTTGCAGATGAAGGACCGTTATGCCTCGGAAGAAGATTTCTCTGTCGAAGTTGAGTATGAACATCCCGAAGGTTTCCCCTGGGACCAGAAAACCTTCCAGGGTGATGCCTACCTCGGCTATGGCTGGGGGGCGGCAATCGTCGAGGTTGAGCTCGATCCCCTTACTTCTGAAGTAGAGACAAAGGGAATCTGGGTCAGCCATGATGTAGGTCATCCAATTGATGAGCTCATCATCCGTGGACAGGTCCATGGAGGGGTGATGCAGAGCCTTGGCTATGCCTCAATGGAACTGCTGGAGAACAAGAAGGGTTATTTCAAGCAAAATTCCATGAGCGATTATATTATCCCGACTTCCATGGATTTCCCGAAAATGGAATCGTTTTTGGTTGATAACCCCTATCCCTATGGGCCTTTCGGGGCTAAGGGTATGGGTGAATTGGTGTTCAATGGAGCTGATGCCGCGTTCTGTGATGCGGTAAGCCGTGCCATTGATCGGAAAGTCTGCGAGATTCCCATCCCGAGCGAAACTATTATGGAGCTACAGCTACATGGAAACTAACATAGAATTTACCTTGAATGGGGAACTTGTCTCCATTACTACCGATCCGCTTCGTCGTCTGCTTGACGTAATCCGGGAGGATTTCGGCCTTGTCGGAACCAAGGAAGGTTGCGGTGAGGGTGAGTGTGGGGCTTGTTCCGTCATTAAAGACGGAAGGATCATCACTACCTGCATGGTTCCGATAGGGGCTGTCGGGGGAAGTTCCATCATGACAATCGACGGGCTGAAGGAAACCGCTCAGGGCAAGTGCATCATCGAAGCCTTTGCCGACGGAGGGGCTGTCCAGTGTGGGTTCTGCATCCCGGGTATGGTTATAGCCGCCGAGGATATGCTTACGCGCAACCCGCATCCAAGCGAGCAAGAAATTCGTGCAGGTATCAGCGGGAATATCTGCCGCTGTACCGGCTATGATTTGATCGTGGAAAGTATCAAACTCGCCAGCGAGAGGGGGAATGGACTATGGTAACCTATATTCCGGAAACACTCGAAGAAGCTCTTGCTATCAGAAAAGAGAGTGGTGCTCGCCCCCTTGCAGGCGGTACCGATCTGATGGTCCAGTATCGTCGGGGAGTAGGGGTAACGCCCAAGTTTCCCTGGCCGATCATGATAGTCAGCCAGCTTGCAGAGCTCAAAGGTATTTCTCAGGACCTCGATGGCAGCTGTGTAATCGGTGCCGGTGTTACCTCTACTGAGATTGCAGAATCGGAGATGGTACCCTTTCATGTACGTGAGGCAGCAAGCAGGATGGGCGCCATTTCGCTTCGCAACCTAGCCACGATAGGCGGAAACATCGGCAATGCTTCCCCTAAGGGCGACCTTCCTGCCGTTTTGATCCTTCTCGATGCTTCCCTTGTGCTGTCCAGTGTCAGCGGGGAGCGGATTGTCTTGCTTGACGATTTTATCGTGGGGGCAAAGAAGACACTCCTAAGAGAGGATGAGCTTATCACCAAAATTATCATTCCAAGGCCTGAAAAGCCATTTACCTATGTATGGTACCGTAAAATCGGAACCAGAAAGGCAAATGCAATAAGCAAACTATCCTTCTCAGCCGCCATGACTGTGGATGATGAGGGAATAGTCACTGATTTTCGAGCTTCCAGCGGTGCTGCAGGTCCGAAAATCGCAAGGAACAAAGAATTGGAATCCACTTTGATCGGGAAAAACATCGAGGATCTTCCCTCCATGATACCCGCCTTCCTTCTAGAATATGACAAGATCATATCGCCTCATGCCATGCCTGAGTACAGAAGGGAGTCGACAAAAAGAATGCTTGCTTATTTTTTGGAACAGGTCGCTAAAAGACCTGCATCGGAGATAATCAAATAGGAGTATCCATGAAATCTTCCATTTTACTGAAGAACATTTTCTGCCTGCAACTGAGTTTTGACGGTCCTCAGTACAGGGGTGCCGATTTGCTGATAGTCGGGAATAAAGTTGCCAAGATGCAACCTGAGGGTGGTTTGATCGCACCTGAGGGGGCCCGGGTCATCGATTGCTCGAGGCATGTGGTAATTCCCGGTCTGGTAAACACTCACCATCATTTCTACCAGACACTGACCAGAAACCATCCGGCTGTACAGAATGCAAAGCTCTTTGATTGGCTGAAGTTTCTCTATGATGTATGGAAATATGTCGATGATGAAGCTGTCTACTATTCCTCTATGCTCGCCATGGCCGAGCTGATGAAGACCGGTTGTACCTGTACCACTGACCACCATTACCTCTATCCGAGGAATTTCAAAGGCGATTTGATGGGGCTTCAGTTTGAGGCTGCCGACAAACTGGGAATGCGTTTTAGTCCCACAAGGGGCTCGATGAGCCTGAGCAAGAAAGACGGGGGACTTCCTCCTGACAGTGTCGTACAGACGACCGATGAAATTCTCGCCGATAGTGAACGTTGCATCCTGAAATATCATGATGATGCTCCTGATGCCATGCACAAGATTGCCTTGGCTCCCTGTAGCCCGTTCAGTGTTACCAAGGACTTGATGAGTGAGACAGCTATCCTGGCGAGGAAATACGGTGTAAGATTACATACGCACCTGTGTGAAACGGCTGATGAAGCTGATTTTTGCCAGAGTATGTACGGTATGCGCCCTGTAGCGTTGATGGAGGAATGTGGCTTGATCGGAAATGATGTGTTCTATGCACATGGGATTCATTTCAATGACGAAGAACTC
The sequence above is a segment of the Sphaerochaeta pleomorpha str. Grapes genome. Coding sequences within it:
- a CDS encoding 8-oxoguanine deaminase — protein: MKSSILLKNIFCLQLSFDGPQYRGADLLIVGNKVAKMQPEGGLIAPEGARVIDCSRHVVIPGLVNTHHHFYQTLTRNHPAVQNAKLFDWLKFLYDVWKYVDDEAVYYSSMLAMAELMKTGCTCTTDHHYLYPRNFKGDLMGLQFEAADKLGMRFSPTRGSMSLSKKDGGLPPDSVVQTTDEILADSERCILKYHDDAPDAMHKIALAPCSPFSVTKDLMSETAILARKYGVRLHTHLCETADEADFCQSMYGMRPVALMEECGLIGNDVFYAHGIHFNDEELKVLQNTGTHIAHCPSSNMRLGSGICRVQDMLKMGINVGVAVDGSASNDSSDMLNEVRMAMLLQRVKYGSDALTASEAFTMGTINGAKMLNFGNVGCLFEGWAADMAIFDVSTLPYAGSQSDPVASLLFCGTDHNTDYTIINGKVVVDQRRLVGFDEQALADKANAISKKLMDKAARGEAV